The genomic window GTGCCGTGCTGTACTTTGGCCATTCATTCATTGCTAATGCTGCCGTCGCTGAAGCAGTGCAGCTAAGGAGAAGCGAAAGGTAGGAGGGCCCTGACCCTGGTACTCCATGACAATGACAGTGACTAAATAAAAAGCGAGCGCCGGCCACCACCAGTCCAGCATTGTCGACAGAGACGCCGGTGGCTGGGCGAACAGCCTCGTGCCGGGCACCGCGGGCCACACCCTACTCCCGTCTCGTGCCCTGCCCGGCGCCCACCGTGCGGCTACGTCCTCCAGTCCCACAAAGCACAGTCCCAAAATAATCGATCGCTAATGTGTACACCTGGACGGATTAGAGCGTTTTGACCAAGTTCCTTAGTGGCTGACTGATTAGCACGCCCTACCAGACAAAATATCCCGAGCACTACCACACCGTCAGTTTTGCTTGATCAAGAAAGGAGATCTTGCGAGTGTGATGCTTTGCCAACAGCGGTCCCGTCCCACTTAACCATCTTTCGGTTCGCAAATTTAAATAGAAAAGACCCAGACCCGTAACAACACTTTAATCAATCTGTTAAGATTATATTAAGATCCTAATCGATGAAATGACTCCAGGTCGGCTCAGTGGCTACCCCAGCTTAGCTTCCTTTTGATTTGTTTTATCTCCTACCAGTAACCAACAGCGACGGCGAAAAGAGAGAGGAAACCACACGAGACGCTTTCGTGAGCACCACAACTTAGATCCGAGGTAGCAAGACAGGTTtcttgagagagagggagagagagtttcCTCCCTCCCACGACCTGCCCGTGccccccaccacccccacccccacgcGTCCCGTTCGAATCTCTCGCACGAAACCCACGAGCCAAGGACAAGGGAAAGCAGCGGCCGAAACGGAATGGCCGCCGCCGAGCAGGAGCCGGACgccggcggcccgcgcaagaagcCGGACGCCGGCGCCGGGAAGCGGTGGGGCGGCGAGGACGGCGCGCGGAGCCGCGACGCCTCGCCGGCCGCGCCCCGCGAGGACGCCGGGAAGGACGGGGCGCTGGCGGAGTGTGCCGTCTCGTGCTGCGTCTTCTGCGCGTGCCTGCCGGTGGCCGTGCTCTGCTGCGTGGCGCGCGCGCCCGTCCGCGCCGCGCGCCGGTGCTGGcggctgaggcggcggcggcggccggcgcggcgcCTCGCGCCCGGAGGGTCCTCGTCCTTCTCCGACGCCGAGCTCGGGGACCTCCGGCAGGGGCGGGTGCGGACAATGGCGGACGAGGACGGCGGGGCCGGATCGCCGGCGTCCCCGCGGCAACCGCCCCCGCGGGAGGATCGGAGGAGATAGGTAGCGAGTTTGTTAGTTAGGCTGATTGATTTTTCTCCAGTCCAGTTTTGCTGTGATCTGCCAAGTAGGATGCGCCGTTTCGATCTGTCCGGCCTCTCTCTTTCTCGTTTCCTTTCCTTTTGATGATTCTCGCCGTCGGTTCGTGGTTAGCTCACGACGATGATCAGCCAGAAATTTCGGCAAAGAAGCAAAGGTTGCTGCCCAGTGCACATTCGGCACCACATTGCCTTGTCTAGATGATTTATTGCTTTGATGGTTGCGCCAAAAATAAAGCCGCATTACTGTATCCTTACCTCTCCCATCACTGTCAGCCCTAAAAACACTGGTAGTGGTATGGTGTCACAGGATTTATCTcatggaaagctggtgaaaattcCGAGTCGGCACGAACTGCTGCTACCAGCACTGTTCAGGAAAAATGATCCGTTGCAGTTCGTCAGTTAAGAGTCAAACATGCGAGCCATTATTAAACAACGTCTTAATTCTCTCTTTCGGTGAGAGGCCACTGTAATTACTAGTGGTATTAAACAACCAAGGGGGTGTCTGACACGGCGAGCAGTTAACAAAATAACTTTGTGCTGCTATCCCCACCTGGACGATGAGGAGGTCAGTGTTAAAAAAAACAGCAGCCTGCCGAAAGGTGCCCCCTCCGAATCCAATCCTAGTTTTGGAGCATCAGGGAATCAACAGCCGCACTTTTGGGACACACACAAACATGGTTGAACGCCCAAGGCAATCCCAAGCTCCAGCAGCGTGGACTAGACTCTGAAAACTAAATATACCACGTAAAGTTTCGATATTTTGCTGGCGTGCTCTTCATGGAATCATCCCTCTAAAATCCATACTGATGAACAGGCATGTGGGATCGGATGGTCTTGTCCGATTTGTCATGGAGCTGCTGAGGATATAAAATATCTTCTTTTTGAATGTTTCACCGCCAGAGAACTTTGGAGAGGCCTGGGCATATTGGAAATTATTGACGGAGCTGCAACGGTGGATCGCTCCGGTTCGGTAATATTGAAGCATTTACTGTTGGCAGAGGATAAGCCAGTTCCAATGAAGCCGGACTTGGATATTAAACAAATTCTTGTTGTTGGTAGTTGATACCTCTGGTGGACTCGTCGCCAACACACTCATGATGGAGCAACAACCCCGCCAATGAGATGGCCTATGTCTGTCCTAGCAATTGCGAACCATTTTCATCAAGCAAATGAGAAGAACAGGGTGACAAATGAACAAAGATGGTTGAAACCCAGTTCAAATTTTGTTAAGTTAAATGTAGATGCCTCCTTCTATGCGGATGAGGGTGCTGGAGCATCGGCGTCAATCCTTAGAGATGAGAAGGGTAATTTTTTGGCAGCTCAGTGCAAATATATTCAGTATGCATCTGATGTAGTAACCTCGGAAGCTATGGCGATGAGAGATGGATTGATCTTTGCAAGCTCATTAGGATTCAACAGGGTGGAGGCAGAGTCAGATTCTTCAATTGTTATTGACTATTGCTCGGGACAGACAGAATGGTGGGATTTGGCTGCAGCAGTATTTGCGGAATGCGTTGACGTGTCTTTATCAATTGGGAAGGTTATCTTTAAACATTGTGCTCGTTCTTCGAATCAAGCGGCGCATGTGCTAGCTAGTTACTGTTTTTGTAATAAGATTTGTAGTTCATGGACTTATGAGCCCCCGACTTGTCTGGTTTCCAAACTCATAGACGATGTAATTCCTATTTGAAATCAATAAAGCCAGCCATGATggccttccctcaaaaaaaaggCGCACTTAAGAAATCCGATCCTCTAAACCATCGTGGACACGTCCGGCCATGTCTGCTTTAAGCTTCTATTTATGCGTTCATGCAGCCATATTTCACATTTTTCTTCTTATATTCCGGTCACTTGCATGTGACTGATGAAGatggagagaaagaaagaaaagatagagaaaaaatggtTTGGAGTGGGTCACGTCCTACATGGCGGACTTACCGGGCGTCTAGAAGACCTCATATAGTCCTTACATTTGATCTCAATATAGGGTCCGCTGACAATGTGGACATATAGCGATGACATAAGGAGTTCGGTTCGGTCATTCTTTTCCTTCACTCTGCTGTCCGGTCACCGGCAGGACGCGCTCGCGGATGTTTGAGGAGGCCGGGGTTGTAGATGCTTCGCCTACCAACCTAGAAAAAACTTTGGAGCAGGGTGTACCACGAGTTGTCTTGATACGCGGGCACGACGCGACATGGCATGCATCGTGCACCCAGTTCACTCTTTATTTACCCCTTTTTTTTACAGAACACTCTTTATTTACTTGAGCGGTACGAGACGAGCCTCATCGCTTCGTCAGCGTCTCACCCTGGTCCAGTCCAGGTCATGCCGGTTCCGACGATGAGTCGATGATCCGAGGCCGCAGGCAGGAGGCGGCCGTCCCGTCCAGACGCGCAAACGAGTGAGTGGAGAGAGGCTCCGTCGGGCAGCGAACCCAGGGTAATAATTGCGGAAGGCGGACACGCAGGCGCCGTCGCTGTCGACTCGGGCTTGCCGGGTGGCGGTGACGCGGCCGGGGGGCCGACCCCGCGACAGCAAAGCTAGCTCGGCGCGTCCGTGTGCGCGTGCAAGATGCGCCCGAGATTCTTTGGCTATCGGCTGGGTGGGCGACTGTTTTCGGCCGCGGGGAGGCATATACCTTCTCCCCGCCCACCACGGTTGCAAAAAGGAGGCGCGTCACCTTGGTGGTGCGATGCCACGGGGTGACCGTGACCGTGACCCCGGTGCGCGCGCCGTCGGAGGCAAAATCTCTTCCTTATCGCGGCCACGCCGGCCGGTGGGCGGTGGCGGAAACAAGCCCTGCGTACCATTATCTTCGGGGTATCGGGATAAGCTGGATCGAGACTAACAGCCTCACCACACCAATGACCGTCCCTGATTGCAGATAAAAAAGGACGGAACGCCTGTGTGAATAAAGAGTGATCAGCATCCACATGTTCGACGGAACATATACCTCTTCTCATCTTTAAAGAAAAACATATACCTGCCTTTTTAAGTGCAAAGTAAAGAGTGGTCCATCGTACAGATGCTCGACACAACATGTACCGGTATTTCTTCTTTTCACAAGTAAAGAAATACTACTCATGTGCACCTCTTCAGTGCATGTGTTCAACACAAGAATCTTCTTACCGTGAAATCCATAAACAAACGCCGAAGCCACGTACCCAAATTTGTATGTTGCCAAATGCATATATGTGACATATAAATAGCGCCCGTACAACATgtataacaataataataataaacaataaaaagaaacaaaattgGACACTGTCATAGAAGGAATACAGGAGTAATGATGCTCCCAAGGATCTATTGTACATGTGGTTAAAAGAAGCGCGAGAAATAAAACGCATCAGATTGGACTATCATCTGAACCCTACAACAATAACCACCTCCGGTTCGTCTTTTAACCCTTACAGCTTAAAACAGCGACTTCTAAAATTGTACAACTGAAGTCAGAGAAAATACGGGACGGCAGTCCTTGGGCCACGCATCTGGTTGTTCTCCTCTGTCTCCGtgaagaacttgacgtcgcggtcctgACAAAGAATAAGTGCACACTAATTAGTAAAGACTTGATGAAGATTTACTTGAAATGATTATCAACAGTATGCATTATCCCATACTCTCACTTCCACGGATGCGCTAACAtaccatgttctcgtcgaagcTTAGTATAGAAGCAACATTGCCACATCTGTAGCAATAATTAGGTGCAGACCACACCTGCAAAAATATATATGTGCAAGGCATATCAGCATCGTTAGCATGGTTTTTTATTGAACAAGCATGTAACTTCCAAGAAAAAAGATGCTATCGTTATCTAGACTAATTAGCGGCATGTGAACAGACACTCACAGTTACAAGACCCTTGTCCTGAAACATGTACTTCAAGCCTTCCTGGACCAGCTGGTGAGCCCGGCAAACTAGGTCAAGATTGTTCACATGGTTGAACTGCATAGAGAATAAATCAACAACATTTGTTAAGAGATGATGAAAAGGTGATCCTCAATGAAAAGATTCCATGCCCACCTCTGTTGTTACTCGTGATCCAAAAAGCCAACCTGCTCCACGCGGACTAACAGCCCATGTCTCTATCTCTTCAGGGTCACTCCACATAAGATCACAGAAAGGACCTTCATGGGGAATTTCACAATTCCGATCAATTGTCCTTATCTGGTGACAAAGTGATATTTAATCAGATTATTGCTTCCATTGTATTGCCTACCAACACCATTCATATCTTACATGAGAACACCAGTAAACACATAAGAACAAATCAACCTCAGAATCATGCATCCTTAAGATCAATGAGCCTAACTCTGCAAATGCTAAGGATCAACTAATAAAGAGAAGTATAACAGAATCAACTGAAACAAAAAAAAGCAGTAATAAAACAATTATTGAAAAGACAGATGATAAGGGTCCACCATTTTCCTGAGATGTTCAAGGATGCTAATTGTTTACTAGCTCCTTGAAAACTTCTACAGAATATTCCGTGTTCTGAAAGTAGCTACATAGCAATGTTTTCGAGTCGATGAGTCGACGAGTCGCTCAGGGGGGGCGACTCTAGACTAGTCTAGACTAGTCTAGACTCATGGTCGATGAGTCGACATGGCGACGAGTCGACCTGAGttaagcagcagccaggggaggaGCACAAGtgctcaacagcagcagcagcaacaaggggaggggcacaccagcAGCCACATCaaccaggggaggaggggaggagcacaACAGCAGGAACAACAACCAGGGGAGGGGAGGAGCAcagtagcaggggaggaggggaggagcacaCCATAGGAGGGGAGGAGCAGAACAGCAGCAGGGGCAACCAGGGGTGGCGGCTGGAGAGGGTTCGatcgggggagggggtgggggatgaTCGATCTAGGTTTCCAggggagatgggccggcccatataaCAGTTGGGCTCAATTTAAGTGAGTCGCTCGACCCAGAAAGAGCGACTAGTCGTGACTAGTCGAGACTAGTCGCTCGAGTCGCTCGACTCATGCCAGGAGTCGAGTCGAGAGTTTGAGTCGAACCTGGAGCAGCGACTCATCgactagtcgtcgactagtcgcgactagtcgaACGACTCGAAAACAGAGCTACATAGGCATTCAGCGGCACCCTTttgtcctactccctccgtcccaaaataaataagtatctcaagcttagtacaacttagtactaaagttagtacagagtttagacagttattttgggatggagggagtattacccACCTAGACCCACCTAATGGGCTTTTACGCACCAGCCACTGATCTGCCCCTGGCTAGCGGCAAGGTAAACATCCAGATTATCAGCTTATCAAATTAAAGATATACAGAGCTAACAGTGTGAACTTCTTTAGAACTGGAACCAGGCCATTAAATAGTTGTATAAACCAGGTGTGGTACGTCTATATGAATCAGGAAACCTAAtttattctgtaaatcaagcacaACATATTTCTATATTCGTTAGGTAAAACAGACAGTAAGATGGGTCAAAAATCTCATTCAAACAAAGTTCCATAAGTAACATAATGGCTGAATGATATTAAGAAAAAATTATGGAAGAAAAGAAGTCCAACTAACCTGGTCAACAGTACGTACATCAGGAGACAGACCACCGTGAACACAAAGGACCTGAATTTTCACTACATCATTTAGTACGACTGAGCACAAAGTATGAATTCATAATCTAGAAATTATCAACTACGAGGAACTTACCGTGCCATTAATGATTGCTGAAAGAGTAAGGTAATCAAAAACATCGGTGCAATACCGCCATGCATTGGCATTCCCATACTTCCTCTGGCACTCATCATAGAAGCCATATACCTACAGATCAGTAACATTATATTAGTTTGCCTGGATGATAAAAGAAGTACTGAATGAACGTATTGACCTGTTTGTGGTACCGTACAACGCGTTCAAGCTGTAATTATtgttttttctcgaatacgcaggAGATATGTGCCATTATGTTAGAGAAGACGAAAGGGTAGAAACCCTGAGTACACACACACATTTCATATGTTTTATAGGTTACAATACTCACCcgtgcctgaaaaagaacaaaggACTACGATAACCAAAGCCCTGGGCGACGCTCACAAGGGAAAGCTCTCGAGTCCCAGCCATTCCCCAAAGCTGTGCCTCCTCTTCGGCAAGCAACAAGGCAGCAGCCACATTGGGGCAGCAACATCGAAAAACAACGATTCCGATGCCTCCAAGGGGCCCAGGCAATTATGTACACAATTACTATACAGTCCTAACATGCCATGTGAAAGAGAGACTGTTCAACTTGCCAAACAGAATCATTAGCATGAAATGTAGGTTTTCATGTATCGTATAAGTATGTATGAATCATAAAGGTTTAAATGGAGAAAATGGAACCATAGGTAAAATCATCGCTTAGTAGCTGGATTGTTTTAACTTTATCGGAAGTGTTGTCATTTCGTCCAGAATCAATCAACGTCTACTGCTTTTCAGTGCAGAATGCATTTTAATGCGAAAGCAACAAATGTAAATTCACTAACTACAAGATCTTTTGGCAACAGGAGATAGTACAATATGAAAATCATGAGCGATTATAGATTGAACTACAACAAAGTTCATTGAAGCAGAAGTATCTCAAATCCCAAATGTTCAACTGGATAACAGATACCATTCTCCATATCAGGACATACCTGTGTCAGCTGCCTACTTTCATGGTTCCCACGCAGAAGGGTTATGTGGGCAGGATACCTGGTAGTAGGAAATTACATTGACAAGAGTTAGCCATATATGATGACACTTCAGGAAAAATGTAATACAGTAAGAATTCTTACTGAAAAGAAGCAACCAACACTAACAGGTGTGGTCATTGTTTCACTAATTAAGACTGATACAGTTCATCTATAAAGCACGGACACGGCCAAACTTGCCGAATCACCGTGCTGATACGGCTGGACACGGGGACACGCCAAGACACAGCCGGACACGCGTGTCCCGCCGTATTTCCTGTAACACGAATTAGGAGGACACGGCTGGGACACAATGGGGACACGTGTGGGACTCGGGAGGCCCAACTACTATGCCTCGGCCCACCCTTCTTTTTGCAGGTCGCATCCACAGGCACCACAAAAGGGTGAGCTGGGAAAGCTCCTGGACCAGTCGATGCCACAAAATAGGGTTCCCCACCTCCTGGACTCGCCGCCGCCGTATGGAGTTGCCGCCGCTGCCTGGACTCGACCGCTCCCGCCCACAAGTGTAGCAGCCTCTCCCCCAACGGCAACCAAGCTGGAGCAGGTAACCTCGCCCTTCTTCATCTATTCGAATTGATTTGTTGTTGAGCTGCTGCTGCTTACTTCCCCTGTCCGCCATGCCCATGCTGTTGCTGCTCGCCAGTAGCTTCCCTAAGCTATTCatgtgctgctgctgcttgcttaTTAGTGCTTCTGCTGCTTGCTTAGTGCTGCTGCTGCTTGAACTGTTGATTCAATGCTTGGTGCTTCATGTTAGGGATTGCCAAACCATAATGCTATTGGGAGCTAGCAGTGCAGATTGGGTAAGCAAACTTCTTTGCTGTTCGTCAAGTACCAGTACCACTTCAGATTATTATGACACTAATACTAGACTATTGTtttaactccgcctatgttgtctcaacatagccggtcccaagcccaggtaaaggaggagggttgtgataggcttggcgagccaacgtaaaaactcagccactcttgtGGAGATGAAACCCGAAagatcaccaaagaactagctatggacaggggtgcatggaagatTGCTATCCATGGTGCCAGAGCCcagagttggtcgcgagatcttatgggtttcacctctagcctaccccaacttgtttgggactaaaggctttgtcgttgttgttgttgttactaGACTATTGTTTGATGTGTTTTGCAAGTTGCAATGACGTGGATCTGGTCTGGAACTCTGGACGATCAATCAAGCACTTGAAACAGGAGACAACAAATGGGGCATTATCTCTTTCTCATTTTTTTGTGTTTAACTCTATATTACATggcatatttttatttatttttatatataCTTGCCGTGTCCCCGATGGGTTGTTTTTGGAAAATGCTGTATCTCGTGTCCCCGTATGCGTGTCGCCGTATCCGTGCTTTTTAGCAGTTCATCACAAAAAATGGTGAGAGGCAATCTTTATTTTCAGTCTTGCAGTTTAAGTAAGGCTGTCCAAACTGTTCGGGCTTGAATAAAGCTCCGCTCGAGAGCTAAGTAAGACAAGCACAAGCCCAGTCTCAAGCGCATGAGCCCTACAAGCTCCAGATCGAACAGTTCGCTAAAGCTTGGTAGAGCAACACAACCTAGCTCATTTTCGAAGAAAATAACTACAGGACCCGAGCATCATCCTAGACCTGCCCCTCTTCCTTCTCTTGGCTGACAATTTTCTAATCCATGACAGCAACTCATTGATCCATTTCACTATACACAAGTCTGGACATCTCACGGGCCTATCCTCCTGAGACAACGAAGCTTTTTGCAGCCTGATAAGATGCACTGGCCGGACTTTCAATTAAAAAATGTTAACAAGCTTTGCGAGCTTGTCGAGCCTTCAACCGGTTGAGCTTGAGCTCATCCCTGTGTTCATGAGGTGAGCAGAAGCTCCCGCTCACCAAATTGCTTGAGATGCAAATCGAGCTCGAGGAAAGCGTGGGTGTATTCGCTCAAACTCAGTCGTTGACAGCCCTATGTTCAAATAGTAAAAATATAGACGTGTTTCAACTTCAAATTTCAGCTGGCAGCTTCCAAATTGCAGTTCAATCCACAGTTGGATTGTGCAGTGCAAGGTCATCCCAGTCTAACTCGGCTCAACTCCTGATCTTTGTATGATTGTACAAGAACCATCAAAGATTACACACTTCTAGTTtcatcaagaaaaataagctaaATCAACCCCATCGACCCCATAGGTTACTCGTGGTATTATCCAGCAAATACAAGGGGAAAAGTCAGTTATGAAGAGACAACAGGATTTGACATACTATCAAGCAGCAATCAGACATTACCATTCAACAGCTTAATTCCATCTAAGGAATGCCTACTGACAATCCTTTTTTGCCTTTTCGGGGTGACCTACTCATGATCTGGTTATTCGTGTATCACTATCATGTAGTATTATTGTTTGAAAAAAAGGTACGGTGATATGGTAATTAAGTTTATACTCACAAAACAGTGAAGATGCTGTTGTCGCAGCTACGCGCTATAAAGTTCAAAGCTTTGGAACAAACAAAAGGACGATTCATTATCTGCAAAGAGAAAACTAACCAAATACCTTGCTTTTAGTAGCAAAAGGATGGTGAAAACCTCGAGACTGTTGAAGCCGCGGTCGACAAAATCACCCTACGAGTCAATCAGAGCTCAATTCAGCAACACAAGAACATCAGAGGCTATCTAAACCAGTCACGGTAAACAATAGAAGGGCTGGGGAAGCCAGACCATGAAAATATAGTTGGTCTCAGGCACATGTCCTCCGGTGGCAAAGAGCTTCATAAGGTCATGGAACTGCCCATGGATGTCGCCGCACACTGTGACCGGGCTGTTGACTGGCTGCACGTTCGACTCCTCGATGAGAATCTCCTTAACCTGGATGATCAGTGAAATACACCTCTGTTACACACTAGGCACACAGATACACCCACGGTTCACTCAAGTCTCTTGGCGAGCAGCAAAAGCGACTAATTTTGCCCGTCTACCTGCTACTGCTGATAAGAACCCTAACACGGCCACGCCGCATCGCACACGCTCGCCACAACGCCGCGCGAACAAAACCCTAGCGTAAGTGATAAATAAATAGGGGGGGAGGAAGCTCACGTATTCGCAGAGGGTCTGGAGCTCGTGCTCGGCGAGGTGCTGGCCCTCCTTGACCTTGGAGATCCACAGATCCAAATCCATCGGGGGctcggggggcggcggcggcggcgaaccggCGGCAGGGGACTCAGGGCGGAGGCGCGGATTGGGGGGAGGTCGATCCCCTCTTGATTCCTGGTGCGGATATTAGTTTCGCCTCCTCGATCGCGGCTTGGGGGGCGAGGCGAGAGGGAGGGGAGAGAGGAAAAATAAGGTTGCGATTTGCGCCGGGGTCTGGGCTGCCTCGCAGGTCACAGCCTCGCAAGCACGAGAGACGAGACAGAAGAGACGGCGTCTGCACTTGGCACGTGCGGCTCAGATTGGTTGGTGCAGCCGCTGCTGCATGCTCGTGTCGTGTTTGTAtatttgtttgattgattgaagtttAAATTTGGGTTTTCTTTCTCTTTTGTGGCATCCCATTTAAATTTAAATTTTGTAAACGAGAAATGTAAGTGGCACATCAAATAGTTTTTTGCAAAACGACCCAACGACACCTGAGCCCTTCGATCCGGATCACACACCTGCACTGGCGATATGTGATGGGCAGTTAGGCGTTGACCCACCGCGCTAATTTCGCTCGTCGCGAACTAGATCCGCAATCCACCCGTTCACTACCTCCCACCGTCCATACGCCCCTTCCCTGGAGCGTCGTCGTCCTGCCTTCGGCATGTTCATCTGCAACCGCGCAAAGCACACCTGCGGCTGTCGAGTCTAGGGCAGCCCCACGGAGATGACACCCTATGGAAGAGCTGTTGTGAAGGCTTCGCGGATGACCGGCTTGAGGATGGCAAAGAACACCAGTGAGGCAGGTTTGATGTGGCAACCCGAGGTAGCAGGCATGCGTAATTATTCTTCCGTCCAGGGAAGTAGCAACTCCCTCCACCGCACTGAAGGTCTACGTGCCGACCAACTTCGAGCACGAAGAACTCGTCTTCAACAACGAGGAGATAGGGAGGCTACACTCAGAGCTTCTCGCCAAGATCACGTGTGATGTGATTGGGCAATGTTCACTCGGCATTTGATGCCTCTGGCCAATGAGCCAGCAACAGGTGCTCTTTTTTTTACTAGGACTCCAAATGAATGGAAGGCAATCCTCAAATCCCCTCCAGCTCCGAGTAAAGTCAGAAACCTTAGAGCCCTC from Triticum aestivum cultivar Chinese Spring chromosome 3B, IWGSC CS RefSeq v2.1, whole genome shotgun sequence includes these protein-coding regions:
- the LOC123070513 gene encoding phytochrome-associated serine/threonine-protein phosphatase, producing the protein MDLDLWISKVKEGQHLAEHELQTLCEYVKEILIEESNVQPVNSPVTVCGDIHGQFHDLMKLFATGGHVPETNYIFMGDFVDRGFNSLEVFTILLLLKARYPAHITLLRGNHESRQLTQVYGFYDECQRKYGNANAWRYCTDVFDYLTLSAIINGTVLCVHGGLSPDVRTVDQIRTIDRNCEIPHEGPFCDLMWSDPEEIETWAVSPRGAGWLFGSRVTTEFNHVNNLDLVCRAHQLVQEGLKYMFQDKGLVTVWSAPNYCYRCGNVASILSFDENMDRDVKFFTETEENNQMRGPRTAVPYFL